The sequence ACATGCAGAGATCATGGCGCTTCACTTCGGGATGAAATTTGCTCGAGATGCtagcttttcttcttttctaattGAGTCTAATTCACAAGGAGTGGTAAATGATATAAAGAAGGATGAGGAAGAGTCGTGGGCATCAGATGGGCATCTTATTGATGATATTAAGAGGAGTCTGCAACACTTTGAAGATGTTACTATCTCTTTTAGTCCAAGAGGGTGCAATCAAGTAGCTCATTCTCTAGCAAGGCATGCGTTTAATTGTAATACTATGGTAACTTGGATTGAAGAGGTTCCCCTCTAGTTGGAATCAATTGTAAAAGATGACATTACTGTATCCTCTTAATTGTTATCAATGAGTTCTTTTTtcgcaaaaaaataaaatataaaaaattaaaaaattgccAATGCCCAACCACTATTTTCTTCAATGAAGGACAAATTAGACCAACAGATCATAATCTTGACTTGATTATGGACTCATTAGTATCAGATGAGTAAAGAATCAAGTAAATCAGCTTTTGGCTAAAGATCACAACTGCAAACTTCACTTTCTTTAGCAAATGATTGGCTCTGATTTTCAACCCTAACATGGACATCAATCATTGCACATGCCTGTAATATTCCTCTAATCATATAACAATTCCTCCATCTCATTTTAATAAACTCAAGAGAGCAAGAGAGCAGCTTACAATCACAGAGGTGGTTATGTATGTGGTGGTAGCCATGTGTTAAAAAGCAGATATACAAGGCATTATATCAATGTATCTATCTCTCTTCCTCAGTGCAGAGTATATTGGGCTAAAATATGAAGGCAGCCATGTGTCATAGGGAATCTTAATGTTACAATGTAAGTAATATCAGTCTCTTTCTGTTACTATTAGGTGTTTGAATGAACATTAAAACCAGAATCTTCATACATTGCCTCCATTTAGCCCCCACTAGCTCTTCccctttatatatttgtaacaCACAGCAATACGAAAAGTCCTACAATCTCACCTCCTTTCTGCTTCTCCTATCTTCTTGGTCCTCAGTGCAGCAGATGGGTTTCCAGGACATTGTTGGGGGAAGGTTGGGATGTCAATATGAGAAGCTAGCCAAAAGGAATGAAAAGGTGGGAAGGCCTGGAAGGCATTGggtgaagaaaatgaatggAAGACTGAAGGGTCTGCGGTTATCGCGCTCCCGGAAGCTTACTTTGAAGATTTTTTCTGCAGTTGTATGGCCAAGCAGGTTTGCAAGGATATGCAGTGACATTGTGAACAGAATGAAAGCTGATGGAGCATATCCCAGTATTATCTTCTCTACTCAATGGGGGCTTCCAGTTCTGTCTCATTCATCTGTCAGGGGCTGCAGCATCAAATGCAGTCCCAATATTGTACCAATTAGGAACTGTATCAAATAGCATGATACTTTGATTGTTATTGTACATTTCTGTCTCAAATCATATAGTTACTTTTCTTATTTGCTTTCACTCAGAACTAGTTTTTATGGTCCAATAAAGTACACAGAATTTACAGTTCATGAAGCAAATGGAGTACATTGCATAGTTGTCCTAATGACTCCATTAGATTTCTCATAATTTATCCATTCACCATTTTAATATAAGGGAAACAGATATGGAGGAATTTTTATATACTTAGTGGATTAGACATGGTAATTCTAATTGATCAATTAGTGTGAAGGAATTAGTTAAGATTTGCTACAGCTGAGATGATTATTTTCCGGCATAGAGAATCGAAGAAGATAATTCATATGGCCGACCATAAGGTTGGGGTAAAGGCAAGGACGATGGTGATGATAATGATATTCATGCCAACACATATTTGCATAAGAAttacacaattttaaaaaaaaatagaaagaaaaaaaaaaaagggccaATAAGACAATTACATGTAAAGGCAAGGTGGAATTTGATTATGACAGGAACAGACAATTACATGTAAAGGCAGAGGATGGAGATTAATGCACAATAAAATCAGCATTTCCCTAACAAAGCTACCTTTTAGATGCAAAGCCAGTCATGAATAGCAAATAAGAGTCTTTGAGGTTGAAGTTTGGCATGAGAAAGTGCCTTGTAATGTCCTTTGATCCCATCTTCTGTCCCTTCTTCGCAAAGCGCCATAGTCTTGGCGGCGGTGTAAGGCTTTCCTCACATGTCTCTGGCTCCTCCTTGATAGTTGCTAGCTTACTCTTGAGTATTTCCTCTATGTCTTTCCAGGAGTCAGTCCGGAAATTCTTTCTACTCATGCAAGGCACCACCCGCCACATTTTTCGGTATGCCCTCCTCATCTGCTTTCAAGTCGAGTTCTTCTCGGACAAACTAGGTCTTTAGCAGAAAGTGGTCATGATCACACTAGTAATGCTCTTCTCCTTGcctatctatatatatatatatatatatatatagagagagagagagagagagagagagagagagagagagagggtgtgAGAAGAGGAAAGGTTGAGGAAAGTGGGTTAGGGTTGTATTAGTTGGCTAGAAAATGGAAAGAGGAGGGACCAAAAGCCACATCCTTTGCTCCTTTACAGCGATGGTTCAACCATAATGATCAGCTTTTGTTCGTTAACCTTTATAAAACCAACCAAACCTTTATTCTATTGAATACATCATGAAATCCGTTTTCTAGTTTTGAAGTTGTATGCATATCTTGAACAAGGAAAGACATGTCTGCTACAAATTTCATGGATGACACTCTGTTCCTGGAAGGCTAAAGCCTTATGTCTACAAAAGTCATCCGCAGAATAATGAAACTGAAACACAAAGAACCAGATGTGACCCCTTGGAAATAATAGTGATAAATACTTGAGGAAAGCAAATCATGGTTGTAGGGAACACATTGGTGATCAGCAAGTTCAAAACCATATCATTTGATTCGATTCCAAATTGTTTATTAGAAGAGATTTCAGAAAccacacaaaaaatttatgcCAATCTTCCAGCCTGTTAATACATCATGTTATTGAGGACATACAAAATCAAAGCACTGATTTAATTTGTCCAACTGTCATACCTTACCAAACCTTTACTTTATACCAGAAAATCTTGCAATTTACTTACATGTGCCAAACTTGTCATTATTTCTGTTCTTCTTGCTTCTTTTTTAAGTCAAAATTTGGTGTTTGAAGTGAACTACTTTGCTAACATGTGAATGTACTAGACCACCACTGCATATTCTCAATCTTGGTGTTCCATGGTCCTAAAAATCTCCTACTCTCTCATCTCATGATTTGTGGTGCCAGTCTCCTAATGGCTATGCTAAGAGCATGTAATCATTAATTTACCCAGAAACGGGGATGAATTTGATGTTGATTGATGCGAAATTCATAATAAACTGCAcctaattggttttttttttttttttggggtcgaAAAGATTTTATATTCAAAACACAAGAAACCCCTAAACAAGAGGCCCACTCCCAAAGCACAAGAAACCTCTAAACGTGGAtgtattgtttgttttctgAACTCTCTATGCATTGTCTGTTTCCTTGCATGCACAGACTTGTTTTCCAACTGCACCTAATTGtcatttgataaattttggCAAACTAATTGATAAAATCTTAGGATGAGAAATGTTCTCATGAATCATCAAACAATTAAGAAGATCAGAACCGTGCGTCCCTACCTGTATCAGAGGATAAAAGGACACGTGGAAGATTatcattttcttaattaatcaGCTAGTCACAAAGTCTAAACCTAAAAACGGGACCAGGCCATTTAAACCATGAAAAAACCACCACGTGTCCTCTCATCTCTATGATTCAGTGGTCAATTTAGAATCATACATAAGggaagttttaattttttttctttttcttgtgtgGAAaggtttaaattttaaattcggTCTACAGTTTCGTGGGTCGAAAATTTATAACCCAAAGGGGTTGCAACTCCTTGAGCCTCCTACAACATTGGCGGAGAAATCGAGCTTCCCCTCATCTGAAATCTCTAATTTCTGTCCTTTTTTCAGGAAAAAACGATTCAAGTCGAATTCTCATCTGGGTCACCTCCATTTCCTCTTTTAGtccaaccttttttttttatcaagtTCATAACTTTAATAATCCATATATTATTGGTCCTTTTTGGAGTTTGCTTTTAGCGGTAAAAATAGTGAGATTGATTATATAAAATTGATGTCTTTGGTTGATAAGGAGATAGCAAGCGTTGGTGGCAGTGGTGGAGGCTCTGTGGGCGATGATGGTGAcgacgatgatgatgaagaaggtgGTGGGTCCCCTGGTAGATGCAAATGCGGTGATGAGCATACAAAGAAGCAGAGAGGGTTTAGGGGTAGTGGGTTCTCAAGAAATTTTGGAAAGGCCAAGCAGGTGGTCCTGCATCCCTTCACTAGATCCAAGAAGCAATTACCCAGAAAAAACAAGACGAGGGCTTCTTCTGCATCTTCTTGTTCTGTGTCTTctagttctttttcttcaggTAAGAGGTTTGGAGCTGGTGTTAATGGCAGTGGCAATAAAGGTTGTTACTTTTGTTTCACGCAACCCTCAACTCCGGGTTCACCAATTGGGTCTCAGACCAGCGACCCAGAGCACCCGAATTTCACTTTTGGGATGTTGAGAGattttatggagaagaatGATTTCTTTTCTAAAGAGTGCAATCCCCACTTGGATATTGATGTCTCCCCAAATACCAAGGATTGAAGGATATTTTATCTTCCTACactattttgttgttgttgttgtgtggAAGAGATTGttgagaattttgtcaaaatgaATTGAAGAGGTTGTGGAAGTTTCATACCGATGACAAGGctgattggattttttttaatttaaaagattTGTGGTTCTCTCTTTCATGATGGTAGGTGTACCTTATGGATGGATTATAGATGGTTTTGAAGCATTTTGACAGTTTGATATGTGGTGTGAGAATGTGATAATAGATGTTCAGTGCATATTAGTTTCAAGAATATATGCTCGGGCGGCTCTTAGACAGCCGATGCAGAAACCAGGCTTGATTTAGTTTCAAAAATttattcttcttgttttgcttgGTTCACAAATGCCTATCACATCTAGGGGAATTTGGGGAAACCGCGTGCGTCCCACATTGTTTcctgaagaaattgaagctTTTATTTGATGTTTGAATTCTTTCAGTTTGTAAATTCATTCAtacctttttgttttatgtggTATTGTTTTCTAATATTGTGTAGActgtaaaatttaaaactatcTCAATCCAATGAATGATGAGCCCAGGGGTGCCTCATTCATAGGCTTCTCAGAAAAGATACTGCGGTCGTCCTAATTAAGCATCTGTGGTATGTCTTTTTCTACCTTTATTCTGTTTTGAGTGAACTTTGGTCATCTGGGTGGACTTCATGGATTCGGTTTGAGAATCTCTTTTATGGTGTAATGTTGAGGTGGTGAGCCAGATGTTTAGGAAtgtgatgcattaattttGAATAAGCTTCTCCAAATACCTAAATTGTTTTTCAGCCTAAAATTGAATCAGGCAGTAGAGTCTCTGCTTTTGCCCCTTGATCAACTTCTAGGTCATCGATTCTGTATTGAAAATTGTCAAAAAGATACACATCTGAACTAATCCTCATATTGGTACTCTTAATTTTGCTCTGACAAGGGTTTTCTCACAAAAGGATTTtgatttctaaattttttggaagAGGGCCATAAATAGTTTACaaatttagtcatatacccaaTCTTAGACATAGTCTTATAAAGGAACCCTGTACCATTTAAAAACTATAAACACACCCTAAAGAAACCCTATACCATTTAAAAActataaacacacccaaaaaaaaaaaaacccaaaaatagacagttgtcaattttttcaatttaatagctattttttagtttatttgtgtgtgtaaAATACCTACATTGCCCTTGTACTATGGATTTGAGAGAGACAAATCAGATCtgccaaaaaatcaaattagattcttttctcctttctcGCTGGTGCTTTCTTGGTGTTGGAGCAAGAGGAGCTTCCATTGAAGCTCAGTCTAAGGTCCAACTATATTCTTCATCCCTGATCtacaattttcaatatttcaccttcaattttgttgaggcccaaaaatccAAGGGCTAGGCCCGGGGTCATTCTTAGCCCAACTCAAATAAATCGCGAGAAGGGCTCGATCGGGACataagaaaacttgaagaACGCGCTTACATAAGCTTAGAGTCATGAGTCACGCCAAGCAAGCATGCATAAAAGGACCAAAATACACCGACTTTGTAAAATTACGCTCGCCTAAATCTCACACTATTTGACCCGGTCATGACCAATTATAGTGCAATAAAATACAAGCATGAGCAAGCTAAATCAACACGCAGAGCCATGCGAAGAATCGCTATTCTAATACCAAGCTATAccacaagcttaagtgggcccaatcCACAAAATTACCCGGGGCTTGCTAA comes from Prunus dulcis chromosome 6, ALMONDv2, whole genome shotgun sequence and encodes:
- the LOC117631318 gene encoding uncharacterized protein LOC117631318; its protein translation is MSLVDKEIASVGGSGGGSVGDDGDDDDDEEGGGSPGRCKCGDEHTKKQRGFRGSGFSRNFGKAKQVVLHPFTRSKKQLPRKNKTRASSASSCSVSSSSFSSGKRFGAGVNGSGNKGCYFCFTQPSTPGSPIGSQTSDPEHPNFTFGMLRDFMEKNDFFSKECNPHLDIDVSPNTKD